Genomic segment of Xanthobacter dioxanivorans:
TCGTCGTTGAGGAGATCCAGCACTTCCTTCAGCCGCTCGTGCGTGCTGTCGAGCTCCCAGACGCGCGTCCCGTGGTTCTTGCGGAACAGCTGCCACTCCCCCTGCTCCCCGTCGAACAGCATCAGGGCGATGTCCACGACGCCGCCCTCCGGATCGATGTTGCGCGAGCAGCACGCGCTCTCGATGCGATAGCCCCCGTCCGTGGCGAGCACGCGCGGGGTCACATAGCGATAGCGCTTGCGCGCCTTGATCGCGCGCTCGATGCGCTTCCTGTCGAGATCGTTCGGATGAGCGGGCAGCCTCATCGCCGATGTCTCTTTCAAGGCGAGCGCGACCCGCATGACGGCCGCCTCAAAGGGGAATGATTTCTTCCTCGAGGCATCCCACCACGAGGCGCTCGGAAAACTCGATCAGGTAGATCGGGGTGTTGGTGTCGGTGTGGCTTCCCACCTGCACGATCTCGCCGGTGGTGCCGAGGCCGACCAGGAGCGCCTCCTCCGGCACGTCCGGATAGGATCCGTCGTTGTAGAGGTCGATCAGGGTCTTCACCTTCTGACCCCATTGATACTTGGGAAGACGCGGCTCCAGAATCATGCTCTTCAGGCTCCAGGCACGGCGGGCAGGGGAATGTCTTCTTCCTCACGCGGGATCGCGCTTTCCAGCTCCTTGCGCTTCATCCCCACGCGATTTCCACTTTCAGTGAATTCGACACCGTAGATGTAGAATTGCTGCAGGAAGGTGCCAATGGACACCACGTATCCGATCTCGCCCTTCCGGGCGAGGATTTCACCGATTTCCTTGCCCGCATAGGTTCCGTCGTTACGGATGACCCGCTTGGCCTTCACCTTCTCGCCGAAGTTGAAATATGGCGGCTCGGAGACTTCGACCACATCACTGTCACGGACGATGTTGCTCATAGCGGCATCTCCCTTGCTAGCTCCCCTCCCGCCCTGCGGGAGCGGGCGACCTCGCGCACGAAGTCGTCGTCGTCGTCGATCAGCTGGGACACCTGGGCCGGCGAAATGCGGCTCGCCACCTCGTAGCGCACGCGCCAGTCGGGATCGCAGAGGAGCGCGGATAGCAGGTCCGGCGCGAGGCGCTGCGCCACCTCCAGCCGCACCGCCGGGCTCGGGTCGTTCACCATGCACAGGAGCCATTCTCCCGGCAGACGCTTGGCGACCACCCGGCGCACCTCCGCCTCCGGATCGTCCACCATGCGCGACAGGAGCGGCGGCGCGAGCCGGCGCGCCACCACCAGGCGGACGTAATAGTCCTCGTCCGCCATCATGGGCGTGAGGTCCGCATCCTCCAGCAGCGACACGATGCGGATGCGCACCTCCCGGTGCGGATCGGTGCGCAGCGGCAGGATCTTGCT
This window contains:
- a CDS encoding DUF3024 domain-containing protein, producing MRVALALKETSAMRLPAHPNDLDRKRIERAIKARKRYRYVTPRVLATDGGYRIESACCSRNIDPEGGVVDIALMLFDGEQGEWQLFRKNHGTRVWELDSTHERLKEVLDLLNDDSERKFWQ
- a CDS encoding nitrogen fixation protein NifZ, which gives rise to MLEPRLPKYQWGQKVKTLIDLYNDGSYPDVPEEALLVGLGTTGEIVQVGSHTDTNTPIYLIEFSERLVVGCLEEEIIPL
- a CDS encoding nitrogen fixation protein NifZ, with the translated sequence MSNIVRDSDVVEVSEPPYFNFGEKVKAKRVIRNDGTYAGKEIGEILARKGEIGYVVSIGTFLQQFYIYGVEFTESGNRVGMKRKELESAIPREEEDIPLPAVPGA
- a CDS encoding 4Fe4S-binding leucine-rich repeat protein, which gives rise to MTEDDIDEAKTWLGEDVDCSSCAHQDLLGAGKCQLRRACVNDRYARRIDRFFNWNPKLANSYVRHEHFEVRAIAAKHADVFVLPQLLKDPEETVRWNAARRLPKSKILPLRTDPHREVRIRIVSLLEDADLTPMMADEDYYVRLVVARRLAPPLLSRMVDDPEAEVRRVVAKRLPGEWLLCMVNDPSPAVRLEVAQRLAPDLLSALLCDPDWRVRYEVASRISPAQVSQLIDDDDDFVREVARSRRAGGELAREMPL